One window from the genome of Pseudanabaena yagii GIHE-NHR1 encodes:
- the cobS gene encoding adenosylcobinamide-GDP ribazoletransferase: MQHWRKFQAALIFYTCLPLRPKGMLDFRGIAVYAPLIGIFIGSAIACLDLLLGLLKPTPEFIYLRSLLTILLGLLITGGLHLDGAMDTADGLAVTDPNRRLEVMADSHTGAFGAMAAITILLLKVVALAAIRDQRFWILANVWAWARWGQLRAIMAYPYLKAIGKGKFHQEDLHQWQVWLVAILLTMSNLAIAYFFHAIYLGIGITIIGFSLAWLIGAWFNRQFGGHTGDTYGAIVEWTEALSLCAIAFL, from the coding sequence ATGCAGCATTGGCGGAAATTTCAAGCAGCCTTAATTTTTTATACCTGTCTGCCCCTACGTCCCAAGGGAATGCTCGATTTTCGGGGAATTGCTGTCTATGCGCCACTAATCGGGATTTTTATCGGTAGTGCGATCGCCTGCTTAGATCTCCTGTTAGGACTTCTTAAGCCTACGCCTGAATTTATTTATCTGCGATCGCTACTTACGATTTTATTAGGATTATTGATTACGGGCGGTTTACATCTCGATGGGGCAATGGATACTGCCGACGGGCTTGCTGTTACCGATCCCAATCGTCGCCTTGAGGTGATGGCGGATAGTCATACGGGAGCCTTTGGCGCAATGGCAGCGATCACCATTTTGCTTTTAAAAGTAGTTGCGCTTGCGGCAATTAGAGATCAGCGATTTTGGATTTTAGCCAATGTTTGGGCTTGGGCAAGGTGGGGACAGTTACGAGCAATCATGGCTTATCCCTATCTCAAAGCGATCGGTAAGGGCAAATTTCATCAAGAGGATTTGCATCAATGGCAGGTGTGGCTAGTGGCAATTCTATTGACAATGAGTAATTTAGCGATCGCCTATTTTTTCCATGCAATCTATTTAGGAATTGGTATAACGATAATCGGTTTTAGCCTTGCATGGCTCATTGGTGCATGGTTTAATCGCCAGTTCGGTGGGCATACAGGCGATACTTACGGTGCGATCGTCGAGTGGACAGAAGCTCTGAGTTTATGTGCGATCGCCTTTTTATAA
- a CDS encoding AAA family ATPase has protein sequence MLSKLKVQHYKSLFDTEIDLEPLTVFIGPNGSGKSNICESLVVLSDFLNRLAGSINNAYNAKDFFSQSLQAVSKTQVNIESKFWHGNLDHLCFIVSALKKNETALSKLTDLFVSFAYPQQNILIKILENEIAKETSEASHTLSLSAFLVANNYQFSPIAEALRKICIYDFAPLNLSNQVSSNGSMARTGEGIAYALVDILLSNRKGFDELEERLKFLVPNIQKISLPRSSNQSFSLQLIDKYSEHHIPASDISDGTLRILAFLTALYQENTPSIICFEEIENGVHPWLLHKMMELLKLVSTEGITGKPVQVLITTHSPTLLNYVEPHQVRAVELDNEGKTQVHNLPTDSVRFQKALEAYDGSLGELWFTNQFGGNPA, from the coding sequence ATGTTATCCAAACTTAAAGTCCAACATTATAAAAGCCTCTTTGACACTGAAATAGATCTAGAACCACTAACTGTCTTTATTGGGCCAAATGGCTCTGGCAAGTCCAATATTTGTGAATCTCTAGTTGTATTATCTGATTTCCTTAATAGACTGGCAGGGAGTATCAATAACGCATACAATGCCAAGGATTTTTTTTCCCAATCACTTCAAGCCGTGAGTAAAACCCAAGTAAATATTGAGTCTAAATTTTGGCATGGTAATTTAGATCATCTTTGTTTCATAGTCAGTGCTCTTAAAAAAAATGAAACCGCTTTATCCAAACTGACTGATCTTTTCGTGAGTTTTGCTTACCCACAGCAAAATATTTTAATAAAAATCCTTGAAAACGAGATTGCCAAGGAAACTTCAGAGGCTTCACATACGCTTTCTTTAAGTGCATTTCTGGTTGCCAACAACTATCAATTTTCTCCAATTGCAGAAGCTTTGCGTAAGATTTGTATTTACGATTTTGCTCCACTAAATTTGTCTAACCAAGTTTCATCCAATGGCAGTATGGCAAGAACAGGAGAGGGGATAGCTTATGCTTTAGTTGATATCTTACTTAGTAATCGTAAAGGTTTTGATGAATTAGAAGAGAGGCTAAAATTTCTTGTTCCAAACATACAAAAAATCTCATTACCTCGTAGTAGTAATCAGAGTTTCTCATTACAATTGATAGATAAATATTCAGAACATCATATTCCTGCTTCTGATATATCTGATGGCACATTGAGGATATTAGCTTTTCTGACAGCGCTATATCAAGAAAACACCCCTAGTATTATTTGCTTTGAAGAAATCGAAAATGGCGTGCATCCTTGGCTACTGCACAAAATGATGGAGCTATTAAAACTTGTTTCCACGGAAGGAATCACTGGTAAACCAGTTCAAGTATTGATTACAACCCATTCTCCCACGCTACTAAATTATGTCGAACCACATCAAGTCCGCGCTGTAGAACTTGATAACGAAGGCAAAACTCAAGTTCATAACTTGCCCACAGATTCTGTCCGTTTTCAAAAAGCACTAGAAGCCTATGATGGTTCTCTTGGTGAACTTTGGTTTACCAACCAGTTTGGAGGTAATCCTGCATGA
- a CDS encoding DUF4276 family protein — MNRAIRIGLIAEGEAELGASIPYINPEDGGKIIERCREGALHTLIRRELQAIGLDCDFVQRHPTNHESGIFTRRTGHSILQPKYLAQVVIAWKPEEIDMILIVVDADDVLSKRQHDLEIALAKIRSNHLDENEQEISDRSAGGLAIRNFETWLLADTQTISQVLGVDIAKLENLEDLENTKEILEDAIANSTYLNEKTNNQRPLKIRWDLATHINLDIIKNHCPHGYAAFTQNLIAAAICTTKNQFIVKS; from the coding sequence ATGAATCGTGCGATTCGGATTGGGTTAATTGCTGAAGGAGAAGCAGAACTCGGTGCAAGTATTCCATATATCAACCCAGAAGATGGTGGAAAAATTATCGAAAGATGTAGAGAAGGTGCTTTGCATACTCTGATTAGACGAGAGCTTCAAGCCATTGGTTTAGATTGTGACTTTGTGCAAAGACATCCTACAAATCATGAAAGTGGAATTTTTACGAGGCGGACTGGGCACTCAATTTTACAACCCAAATATCTTGCCCAAGTGGTCATCGCATGGAAACCTGAAGAGATCGATATGATTTTGATAGTGGTTGATGCCGACGACGTTTTATCCAAAAGACAGCATGATTTAGAAATTGCTTTAGCTAAAATTCGTAGTAATCATTTAGATGAGAATGAACAGGAAATTAGCGATCGCAGTGCGGGTGGATTAGCAATTAGAAATTTTGAGACATGGTTACTTGCCGATACTCAGACTATTTCACAGGTTTTAGGCGTAGATATTGCCAAGTTAGAAAACTTAGAGGATTTAGAAAATACAAAAGAGATTTTAGAAGATGCGATCGCAAATTCTACATACCTAAATGAGAAAACAAATAATCAACGACCATTAAAAATCCGTTGGGATCTTGCCACTCACATAAATTTAGACATCATTAAAAACCATTGTCCTCATGGATATGCAGCCTTTACTCAAAACCTCATAGCAGCAGCAATATGCACCACAAAAAATCAGTTCATTGTTAAATCGTAG
- a CDS encoding M16 family metallopeptidase: MNLLRDLVLFPLLLCVASTTIPKSLEAKSNPSIPLERYQLANGLRVWHQYRPDSQSVIVYLVIKTGSRNETAANNGISHYVEHMVFTGTERWNEEQVKDTISNIGGSWNGWTDREQTGYYALVADRDISTALDWLSQIVFHPTFPVDKVEKERHVVFQEKGGQYGWLINQLEAWGYGYDLSREVEKALFPNSTLTMSVIGEEDSLKRIDRNMLLDYYKQHYTTENATLIVVGNIEPSQLKPMVTTYFGNLRSQGKPNSITNAIPANQGAYRVKVAGPMLNDQIRLMTGAQTVGDKHRDRWSLDVLAKMMNRDLTDEIRTKRGLVYSLSAYNNSYEDVGYFAVFTRSEEKHRDTILQLIDSYIENVRQGKVDEKRLAEAKTALIRSWLISREGNGAIAGSLISWSAILSNTETIPDYVSEIEKVSAKDLVRVVQTYFVPQHRFVAIHQPAITLIVGLQIAGIVIIIIVGGFIIYKIWRRKKVTKEVNSL; the protein is encoded by the coding sequence ATGAATTTACTTCGAGATTTAGTTTTATTTCCTCTATTACTATGCGTTGCTAGCACAACCATACCTAAATCTCTAGAAGCTAAATCAAATCCATCAATTCCCCTAGAACGCTATCAGCTAGCCAATGGCTTGCGTGTGTGGCATCAATATCGACCAGATAGCCAATCTGTGATTGTCTATCTGGTAATAAAAACTGGCTCGCGGAATGAGACTGCTGCCAATAATGGGATTTCTCACTATGTCGAGCATATGGTCTTTACGGGCACAGAACGTTGGAATGAAGAACAGGTTAAAGATACAATCTCTAACATTGGTGGGTCATGGAATGGTTGGACAGATCGAGAGCAGACTGGTTACTATGCACTGGTTGCCGATCGCGATATCTCAACAGCTTTAGATTGGCTATCGCAAATAGTCTTTCATCCGACATTTCCTGTGGATAAGGTGGAGAAAGAGCGACATGTGGTTTTCCAAGAAAAGGGAGGACAGTATGGATGGTTGATCAATCAGTTAGAAGCATGGGGATATGGTTACGATCTTAGTCGAGAAGTGGAAAAAGCACTATTCCCAAATTCCACTTTGACAATGAGTGTGATTGGAGAAGAGGATTCCCTGAAACGAATTGATCGGAATATGTTGCTGGATTATTACAAACAGCATTACACCACTGAGAATGCGACTCTGATCGTGGTTGGCAATATTGAGCCATCACAATTGAAACCCATGGTAACAACCTACTTTGGTAATTTGCGATCGCAAGGGAAACCCAACTCAATTACAAACGCAATCCCAGCCAATCAAGGAGCCTATCGCGTCAAAGTTGCAGGGCCGATGCTCAATGATCAAATTCGCTTAATGACAGGAGCACAAACTGTCGGTGATAAACATCGCGATCGCTGGAGTCTTGATGTTTTAGCGAAAATGATGAATCGTGATTTAACAGACGAGATTCGCACAAAGCGGGGCTTGGTTTATAGTTTATCGGCTTATAACAATAGTTATGAGGATGTGGGATATTTCGCAGTCTTTACTCGTTCCGAAGAAAAACATCGAGATACGATTTTACAACTCATTGATAGCTATATAGAGAATGTGCGACAAGGCAAAGTAGATGAAAAACGTTTAGCAGAAGCAAAAACAGCGTTAATTCGGTCTTGGCTGATCTCACGAGAAGGTAATGGCGCGATCGCAGGCTCATTGATATCTTGGTCAGCTATACTCTCAAACACGGAAACCATCCCAGATTATGTCTCAGAAATTGAGAAAGTTTCGGCAAAGGATCTTGTTCGCGTTGTCCAAACCTATTTTGTGCCACAACATCGTTTTGTAGCAATACATCAGCCTGCCATTACTTTAATCGTTGGGTTACAAATTGCTGGGATAGTCATCATCATTATTGTAGGAGGGTTCATTATCTATAAAATATGGCGGCGGAAAAAGGTCACGAAAGAAGTTAATTCTCTCTGA